CATCCAAATTCTTTCACAAttgatcatccaagtccaaattaatgaccttggagatatcacaaactgttttttaaattttgattttaatttttaaaaactttcaagtttcaaattaatgaacttgattcATTTCCAGAAACACGATTAGCATACTTCGATCTTGAAACTTagcactcagacatcggttgtcgaaaataaaacagaaatcaaaatctttttgtatttttctgaaaatataaagcagtaaagaaatatgtacaaacatatttacagacaatattttttttttgtttgagttcttgtaaaaggatcatatcagtttttgaaacaaatcactagcaccgttaagctttaatcattttaagttctaaacgattcacctcgattaacgatatagttgtccttttaaattttcacacaattttcaatctattcaggatacgctttagatgttttaggaacttagctcgatttatgtgtcccacctcttgaatatactcccgtatccagaatctcaatattcagtcttacaggcaagaatactacaatgatgtctgtacataaattaggggtttaatgcgagaattgagggatctcaggtcagaacttccgttcagcagagagatatcaattTCGACTTTgcggtatgtcccctttagagaatcttttagctacaacagatgattatcaattttattgtctaatcactgagggctagaatgctatgtttcaagcatttactgcaaagcattatccaaggactaggtcagaactaccgttcagcagaagtcccggaataataccccagacatcatagagtattaatacctagtatatcagaatacgagacctttcaaacgagatttcaggggttacctatatatccaagtagtgttccccacaaatttcgcaagtttgaaattttaggtttatatcccgaataaatctactaaatgtacaaaaacctatcgtcacatcattagtgagaccatttattacatttgacattacatttctttagcgtgctgtgatagtccactgatgtactatcatttcctcttttatcaacaaaactcaaattttgaattttatcatgtttttggctttttcaaattttctaatgtttttggattttcttggattttctgacaataatatctcttactccccctaaaattcaaaaccatttaaagaaaatttgataaccgatgtagatagctttgtctcgccatccattttctgcttctcatgctcTAACTAACAGTATCATGTTGTCAAATtttgtacccccatgatttacaacacattgatttttacagtttgaaaaccgtttttcaatctagtgaaattaatcatgtttgttcagccgtgagggtttcggcgtattcaatcagaaCATCCCAGAACATCCCCtgataacaaactattttcccattatgatttcaaaacacttaagtttgttttaatcaaaatggttttttcggaaaataagttttgtttaattcacacacggggtttattcatcaccttgttctttcATCAATTAAttcgaaagttaaatcaagtacaacttaatgtccttgataaaacatttctcaagaaagatgccgattcctactcctcaattaccaacctgggagttccggcaaattcaagtaacatatttttgaatttttgcatttttgacaaatttaaaaacaaacatatttttgattttcaaatttttgacaaattgaaaacatatttttggtttttaaatttttaatttttagagtttttgaaaatattgtttatttatgtacagaaatcaaacaaactcTCTGTTTAACCGTTGCAGGGATCAGCAGCCTCCGGTGCCAGGCTGTTTCGATTCTCCTTTGGTTGACATTCAGTTTTCTTCAGaaacacctgcacattcaaattttatcaaatacgacccaattaataattttttttttttttattaaagaaggatgccgattcatgcttcgcgataaaggaagctccggcaaatcaaattgtttaatcaaacattgtatccacccaagcctcatcagccttgggtgtaaccttgactctagcaatctgaattttaaagttttcagccttaagtggtggaaaatttgcatcataatcaatcgaaATTGACtcctcagcctttttcacctcataagttgaactttctgtttctgttttcgatttccagatttgtttttgtttctcatttttaaccaaatcaacatgtttcttaacactccatgtttgaccttttggagtcccacgtttgtaaaaatgtgactctttttgaacatttggaccctgaacaacatcttttggtttccaaaattggtttggttttgttgcatcaacagttgttttccaactttgtgttgttctaagttcgggtgtcactggtttccaagtttgttgtgagtcagcctttgacaattttggcttccaagtttgctttgattcaaacttggttgacttttgattcacaacttcatatttctgtttttgaacataaacagacttctttttcatctcaacaccaacaggtttcagatttggacatttgcgagcaagatgtcctgtttgatcacatttaaagcatgttctctttgaaacatctttgacctgttgttgttgctttttctgggCCTGAAACTCTTCATTTGACTGTTGTCTaaatttgagttctttctcttcttctgaacttgttccatgaacgaagttcatttttgcctgaaaattcggagttttatttttattccaattttgtttcttcttataacccaacccagccttcatgtttttcttcttgtaaccagatttgttataaaaagttttgtgacctttaccagcaaattttggaatttcagatttttcaatctcaaccatcttgaaaactttgtcaatcttttctgaaatcacattctgaatcgggaatacaatatctaagaataatttgtccgattcaatcatggtataaaccaatccttttgaatcatcattcaaattgttctcggattttgtgttcttcagatatgcatcatgaagatttccttcatattcatcatgtgattcagatttacctgtatgaACCGACTCTTCGTTCaagacactttcaacgactttacctaccacctctgaatcatgaatatcatcagatttggaataggttatgtcaatgttgtctggcaatttgTCTACCATGTtaaaagctttttcgaccttttcctcatcataaaatgcaaacttttccggtggcggaacttgatgaaactctgagccaatgcctttcttgttctgctcagactcaccatcacccggttttatattgaaaattcgttcaagcacatatgacgacacatggtaactttttaacttgttgttttcctgttctaaatcaacgatctgttgctttagcttagcaacatcctcaatataggaattaacaacatcttgttttatagcatacattcgtttaagctcttttgttGTTTCAGACatataattcattcttgattgagcatatttcatttcatctttcaccttttcatatgactcttttataacctcatatgataatttcattgaatcatattcctttttcatttcttgacaagcaatctCTTTTTGTTCACATTtatttgtcattttcaaaacgttttctttcaaaacctcattttctttttctaatttgttacatttttctgaaagtttttcatcattttcttgtaaaactttttctttttctaacatttctttgcatttaattttgaaaatgttttcgaatTTTGTGAATTCAAGTTCTTTTATTCTGAACTGCTCATCTTTTTCTTTACAAGCTCTGCACGGtaccatgcatttcttgcactgttcaaatgtttttaagaattcagaatcagaatgtacctcagtgtttggcacttcggtgttttcagctTCCTCTGGCTGCTTCATCTCAGCATCATTCAGCTTTTGTTCAACACTGACTTCTTCTCCAGCATCACCAGCATCTGACTTGACATccttcatttcttcttcttcaatttgctGTTCTTCAACTTCTTTCACAGCTTCAACTTTTACAGCTTCTGTTTCGACttcttcagcaaccttcttcagattaactaccatctcttcaacactcttcttcattttctcttcatccctttttctcaagcATGACAGCATAGCATATCGGATATCTTTCTCGTATTGTTTAACATATGCATCATCTTTCGTCACTCTTCTGTAATATTCAGCTCTCAACGGGACagcaagaagaacatcatcaaagattatatctttctttggaacaactggttctccttctctgttgtaatAACACTCTCTCTTCTTGTCCCATCGTTTGTTGCTGACAGCATtctcatattcttcctgcatctcatccattctTCTGTAAACCACATCTCTTTCTTTATGTGTtttctcactcaagatctcttTTCGAGTTTTCTCTTTGTTCTCAATCTTTTCTTCATGGTTTTTAGCaggttctttttcttctttaatttcagcaacatTCGCAAACTTTCTTGGTGCTGTCGTAGCTTTCCCATGAGCTGTTTTGCGAACAATATCatttcgatcttcttctggacaaatttgagaccaatcatatccttcatcaggATATATGACAGGACaagctcttgaagttgtttttggtctatcttcaatcaactttggctcttctctgcttcgatggtagatcgccttttgataataatcatcattgaaaggacgttcatttctttcagcaacttctgcattcttacactctcttttgaaatgacccttttgcttgcatttgaaacaggtcacttttgacttgtcaaaaccgagctttgttgatggaccaccaagagattgtttcccagtaatttccatgtaTCTTTGAGCTCTCCGAATGCAGCTTGCTAAACACCAACGAATATCAATAAGTTCCATCTCctctggatcaatctggtcgtagtcttcttttgtcagtTCAGAATTACCGATTTTTCCAGCTaccagaccttcatatgattccaggacagatgcaagaaagctcatttgctgcttcgctgcattgatactcattgctggagaattcttcagtttaagagcaatgttgcacaaaaTTTCATCTGTGTCTTCAGAATTTGtttttgaagatgaatgatatccagaatgatgacttgttgacgtTGTTTGAGATTCATTCATCTTTTCACCAACGAATGCTgtttttggtgaaccaacgcctttcTCTGAAAGTACACTACTTTTGTAATACAATCCGACATTCTGTTGTCGTGAAGACTCtgtcatcttgctttgcttctgGAGCTCTAGATcatgactctcaatcttttcaaataatgtatcaagagaaattgtatcatatgaatcatcatttttcaaaataaacacaaacgtttgccactgatcaactcatggtaacgcttcaatcactttatcGATGATTTCTTCTCTTGTTTTAGCAATTTCAAATCTTTCGAGTTCGATTTTTAGGTGACAGAATCTTTCTATCATTTGTCTCACCGATtctccttttaaactatcaaaaagatcaaattcttttttaattagcgcgattttgttctttttaatttgtttgccaccctcagctttaatacgtaaagcttcccaaaccgatTTGGATGTCCCACTATGATTTAATAATGCAAATATATCGTTTCTAATTGCTGACTGTATCAATGCGATCATCCTTTGTTCGGCGGCAAATTCTGCTCTGTCGTCTCTGGAGAATTTTTTGAACTGTAAATCTTCACCTTTATCATCTTTTGGCTTTTCATATCCGTATTCTAGACAAAACCAACTTTCATGCGCATACGCTTTTGCCCAATTGATGaatctttctttccaccaagtataGTCTTCAATGCTTTCAAGCGTTGGTGGTTTAGAATGCGTTCcgtaaaagttatcatgcttgatgttctcattgattGCCTTCGTAATTGTTTTTGGTGTAACAGTTGTAACTTCGGATGATTCAgatgtgaacgcgttgaaaaacgtgttataaaATTCCTCTGCCATGGTTTGATCTTCTGAATTACCTTGAATCACCTGAATGAATTACGTAAACAATCGATTAGTTCAAAGACTTTTAACAAACTTGATTTTGGAAATTAATCGATTTGATATGATTTAAAAATTTATATGatccaaatcaattttaaaaTACTTTCTCAAAATGAATGCTAGTCGATCGGGTGAGAAatggatgctagccgatcgaacaagaaatggatgctagccgatcgaacaagaaatggatgctagccgatcgaacaagaaatggatgctagccgatcgagtgggaAAAGGTCTCTGTTCGATCGAGTAGGAAGGTATTGCTGTTCGAGTGGgactttgctagccgatcgaacagctgttcgattgaaGTATTGTAGGGGTGGTGCTAGCCGTTCGGCTAGGAATACTgtgttgttcgatcgaacagagtCAAAAAGTCAATTGCTTTTTAATGAATGCTGCTGTTCGAACGACTTGGAGGTGCTAGCCGTTCGGTTAGAAATGCTACACCtggtgctgttcgatcgaacaggagaTGCTAGCCGTTCGGCTAGGTCAACCAGGGTCAACGTATTAACTGCTGTTCGATTGGTTGCACATAACGGTGGAACGAATAGGaatggctattcgatcggctaCACCAGCCGAACAATAAAAGCTACAATTCGATCGAACAGGGTCAAATAGTCAACTGTTCGATTGGAGTGCACAAATATGCTGTTCGATCAAGAGTttctagccgatcggttagcactttgctagccgatcggttgggaatggatgttgttcgatcgaacaaaAAGGAGGTGAGTCCTAGTCGTTCGGCTAGGTCAACAAGTCAACGTTTTTAATGAATGTCTGAGATttctattcgatcgaacaggaggTGCTAGCCGTTCGATtagtccaaccgatcgaacagctgttcgattcaAAGTTCCTGTTCGATCCAAAATTCCTGTTCGAGTGATAACTTCCTGTTCGAACGGTTAGCACTTTGCTAGTCGTTCGACTAGCCTAACCGAACGGTTGGTCTACTCGATTCAAGTTCCTGTTCGATTAAACTTCCTGTTCGAACGAGTTGCTAGTTCGATCGAACAAGAACTGATGAACAGTTTGACGAACGGTTTCAGCAAAAAGTTCACAAAAACGCAGATTTCTCCCAAACTgcttggaattttgacctgaaaatttgtaggatcATAGATCAGATATaggcgcacaacatatcaaaatttcatccaattttaaccgtaaaaacactgttaattttgcgattttcagataaaaacgtgaagaacaagaaagtatgaagaaatttgacaaatctgagtAAATTCGACTCTGAATCTGAAGGATTTCTATGCGTATTCGTGCGTTTGAtctgtgcaatcgagctcctgctctgataccacttgttaggaccggtttgactccgaaacgattgcgtatgacacgttcgacgtgaggaatccgtgaacgtgaataaccgaaacacacgagacgtactattaacgtgattctttgatagatctgaaaagatacaagaaccgtgaatcaccttttgcctttctctctctactttctctctctagcttctctctctaacctctaagctccaaagatcaaaatggcaaaagtcccaaactaaaagcctaaggcttctatttataggccaaaggtgataaggaaactttccttatttacaataatgccaccttgccttttagtaacaagatattacattgtaaacacaaagttcttctgtttctgctacgaactgagatgacggaggcgatagacattaatgtaccaacagggtcgtaatgggtcaaaagcacttaggataggtttcgttttagtacgtaggctttgttaaaccatattacataagttcccatacttatttggtttacgaacccttgtactagccgatcctccgataggtccgtttattaatgtagatacctatataggtgtcgtttgattccgtgatcttctagctttgcttggtggttatcctaagacttctaagcaccctcaagtgagtacatagacccctcttttactgttttccaaacattttggggtgaaacacatgtgcctacttgttactttcatgatttcatgcttttatatcatatacttgctatgttcactagtacactattagtacatgattttattatgattttgctatgtatgcccactgtgtgcatacttagtacatcgttttacaagacattttatgctttgtatcatgctatgtatgtccatctgtcgcatacttagtacattgtttgtgcattcttacctatggtttggtgattacatatttcacttgccatacatgacattttgtttacacgttacttgattgacatttgacaacggtttagacatgggcaatttacattggcggtttatgtgggtaagtgatttgagtaacgagacgtgtgtaatgtgatacaagcatggtggatacgccgctggtacttcctatatataagtgcttgtattatattacatggcgtagcgttatttaaatcattcatttggatttatacatttttacacaaataacatatttttcacaagacattgttttacaaaacagtttgttttatacaaactcatttttacttggttattcatttaaccttacatcattcttttaactatacatatctatcatcgtttttcaaacgttttataaaagcaaacacttaaactggattcatgacaagtttttggttaaacattttcttaaacctaagtcatggatcctatttttcataaaacctatgtactcgccggcatttttatgctgacgtattttcacatgtgtttcaggtacaatagttgatgatattgatgcatgctcacataggattggacgagaccttagtgacattaaaagatgcaagactggttaatttttgttatgtttgtttattgttaagacattgtaacttatttaattcaataaaacgaaatttgtttaatccatggttgtgaaacaatgattctgttacaacactccctgacgttgccgccacgttttgttgttttacgtggtcggggtgtgacatcctctttcaacacactttcaatgACTTTTCCTACCACCtctgaataatgagaatcatcagatttggaataggttacgtcaatgttttttggcaattgatctaccaggttgaaagctttttcgacctcttcttcatcataaaatgcaaactttttcggtggtggaacttgatgaaactctgagccaatgcctttcttgttttgctcagattcaccatctcccggttttatattgaaaatgcgttcaagcacatatgacgacacgtgataactttttaacttgttgttgtcctgttctaaatcagcaatttGTCGCTTAACATCCTCAATATAAGAATTAACAACACcttgttttatttcatacattcgtttaagctctttagttgtttcagaaagataattcattcttgatttagcaaatttcatttcatctttcactttttcatatgactcttttgcaATGTGATAAGccaatttcattgagtcatattctttcttcatttcttgacaaacattttctttttgatcacattcttctgtctttttaaaaaaaaacttctttcaaaaactcattttctctttctaactttttacatttttatgaaagtttttcatcattttcttttaaaactttttcattttctagcatttctttacatttttctttgaaaatgtttttagtttttgtgaattcaatatctcttgttctgaacttcttatctttttcaaaacaagctctgcatgtttccatgcatttcttgcactgttcaatcggatttaagatttcagaatcggaatttacctcagtgattggcacttcggtgttttcagctGCCTCTGTCTGCTTCAGATCAGCATCATTTTGTTTTTCTTCAACACCAACTTCATCACCAGCATCACCGGCTTCCaaattttcattcttttcctCAGTTAAACTCTTAGTTTTCTTCTCATCTTCTACAACcagctgttcttcagtaacaactttttcaacttctACATTCACAACAACCTTTTCAGCAACTTTTTCTTCTACTTTCACATTCTCTACTTTCACTTCTTTGATTTCATTCACaatctcaacttcaacaacttcaactttaacctcttcagcaactttcttcaaattgttcaccatttcttcaacattcttcttcattctctctttaTCCCTTTTTCTCAGACATGATGTCATGGCATATCTGATTTCCTTTTGATGCCTTTTTGCATATGTGTCATCTTTC
The sequence above is drawn from the Helianthus annuus cultivar XRQ/B chromosome 12, HanXRQr2.0-SUNRISE, whole genome shotgun sequence genome and encodes:
- the LOC110893415 gene encoding uncharacterized protein LOC110893415; this encodes MVRLKITKTNEELVNKLANVLPGDGWRTYLSDLRKMYLDVNLSLFIEKIKERELELQKINNAETDEAKVKSEEIVREKEEQVKEISAIKVETKAEAVNMTEKCSNFVEVEIVNEIKEVKVENVKVEEKVAEKVVVNVEVEKVVTEEQLVVEDEKKTKSLTEEKNENLEAGDAGDEVGVEEKQNDADLKQTEAAENTEVIQGNSEDQTMAEEFYNTFFNAFTSESSEVTTVTPKTITKAINENIKHDNFYGTHSKPPTLESIEDYTWWKERFINWAKAYAHESWFCLEYGYEKPKDDKGEDLQFKKFSRDDRAEFAAEQRMIALIQSAIRNDIFALLNHSGTSKSIESHDLELQKQSKMTESSRQQNVGLYYKSSVLSEKGVGSPKTAFVEEDRNDIVRKTAHGKATTAPRKFANVAEIKEEKEPAKNHEEKIENKEKTRKEILSEKTHKERDVVYRRMDEMQEEYENAVSNKRWDKKRECYYNREGEPVAEEVETEAVKVEAVKEVEEQQIEEEEMKDVKSDAGDAGEEVSVEQKLNDAEMKQPEEAENTEVFLKKTECQPKENRNSLAPEAADPCNG